CTTTCCTTTTTGTGAcagtttttatttttctttgttgtattcAGGGAAGTGGAGTTCCCATCATGGCGAAGAAGCAGCTGGACGTGCTGACGGCTCTGGATGTGGCAAAAACACAATGGTACCATTTCACAGCTATTATAATTGCTGGAATGGGCTTTTTCACTGATGCCTACGACCTCTTCTGTATCACCACTGTAACTAAACTGCTGGGACGAATTTATTACAATGATCCCTCCCTCAATAAGCCCGGCGTCCTGCCCGCTGAAATAACGTCTGCGATCACGGGGGTGGCCTTCTGCGGAACTTTATTGGGGCAGCTGTTCTTCGGGTATATGGGCGACAAACTAGGACGAAAGAAAGTGTACGGCGCCACCCTGCTGCTCATGATTTTTTGCTCCATCGCCTCTGGCCTCTCCTTCGCCAGATCCAGTAATGGCGTGATTATCACGCTGTGTTTCTTCAGATTCTGGCTGGGCTTCGGGATTGGCGGAGATTATCCCTTGTCCGCCACCATAATGTCCGAGTATGCCAACAAGAAGACCAGAGGATCCTTCCTCGCAGCCGTCTTCGCCATGCAAGGCTTTGGCATCCTCGCCGGCGGTCTAGTATCCCTCATCGTCTCCACCGCATTTCACGACCATGCTGCCGACCTAGACCGCTATAGGACATCTCATCGAGCAGACTATATATGGAGAATTATCCTCATGTTCGGCGCCTTTCCGGCATCTCTTACGTTCTACTGGCGCATGAAGATGCCGGAAACCGCTCGCTATACGGCCCTGGTCGCCAAGAACGCAAGCAAAGCGGCGGCGGACATGTCGAGAGTTCTGAATGTCCAACTCCAAGAAAGTTCAACGAAAATGCAGTCTAACGAACCAGAATATAAGTTGTTTTCAGCCGAGTTCTTCAGACGCCACGGCCTACACCTGCTGGGCACCACCACCACCTGGTTCCTCCTGGACATCGCCTTCTACAGCCAAAACTTGTTTCAAAAGGACATGTTCACCAGCGTCGGCTGGCTCCCTAAACCCGCCAAAATGGGAGCAGTACACGAAGTACAGAAGATCGCAACGGCGCAATTGATAATTGCGATTGTGTCGATAATCCCGGGGTACTGG
This genomic stretch from Cryptomeria japonica chromosome 8, Sugi_1.0, whole genome shotgun sequence harbors:
- the LOC131064699 gene encoding low affinity inorganic phosphate transporter 3-like — its product is MAKKQLDVLTALDVAKTQWYHFTAIIIAGMGFFTDAYDLFCITTVTKLLGRIYYNDPSLNKPGVLPAEITSAITGVAFCGTLLGQLFFGYMGDKLGRKKVYGATLLLMIFCSIASGLSFARSSNGVIITLCFFRFWLGFGIGGDYPLSATIMSEYANKKTRGSFLAAVFAMQGFGILAGGLVSLIVSTAFHDHAADLDRYRTSHRADYIWRIILMFGAFPASLTFYWRMKMPETARYTALVAKNASKAAADMSRVLNVQLQESSTKMQSNEPEYKLFSAEFFRRHGLHLLGTTTTWFLLDIAFYSQNLFQKDMFTSVGWLPKPAKMGAVHEVQKIATAQLIIAIVSIIPGYWFTVFLIDHIGRFTIQLIGFFFMSFFMFVLAIFYDFWKHHGAGFVVFYGLAFFFANFGPNSTTFIVPAELFPARFRSTCHGISAAMGKFGAIIGAFGVGYLADPTKIKSDANGVHAKLKPALYLLACTNALGFAFTYLVPETNGKSLEELSGETDGVEEKEKELKAMPTISV